In the Eremothecium cymbalariae DBVPG#7215 chromosome 7, complete sequence genome, one interval contains:
- the ATG23 gene encoding Atg23p (similar to Ashbya gossypii AER116C) yields MDLDSLLENWEAIIQYRHRLVESHHRALFEDNEGLENVSLHQLRKNIQICLNDLCKLNAWLIEHDGGIRKVLHQLDKYENRLLNLHLKKDVLLREKQLWKRRDPSDLHQEETPVDTFGLTASHQRYLSRYIEDMGVNNTSLNDTNDTIATQLPRTKILDNLNILEEAQKSVAHEIKQLEVLLQSFKKDQAFVQIELSKLESLVKGEEHSIDSELNSVYKSIESLLKKIGFLKVAEPNSSVFSRLKNSTATYELENSELKVKEFISAQRESLKDLLIKHKQETHILKQQMESWRDVVNLVETLEENIRKRFSTVSKVDPVELEGLIRETIKEIEGLRCDNYHPDVISCIKDEIFALGTANEQLTSPNNNIPPSSFGPIYDNPTFLITGTSPPKVSITKNILPSSPIVDTKKSV; encoded by the coding sequence ATGGATTTAGATTCCCTGCTAGAGAACTGGGAAGCTATTATACAGTATCGTCACCGTCTTGTAGAATCTCATCATAGAGCGTTGTTTGAGGACAATGAGGGGTTAGAAAACGTTTCCCTTCATCAGTTACGCAAGAATATCCAGATATGCCTTAATGATCTGTGCAAGTTAAATGCTTGGTTGATTGAACATGATGGGGGCATTAGAAAAGTACTCCACCAGTTAgataaatatgaaaacaGGCTATTAAATTTACATCTAAAAAAGGACGTTTTATTAAGGGAGAAGCAATTATGGAAGAGAAGAGATCCATCCGATCTTCATCAGGAGGAGACTCCGGTGGACACTTTCGGTTTAACAGCCAGTCATCAGAGATATCTAAGTCGATATATAGAGGACATGGGTGTGAATAATACATCTCTCAATGATACAAATGATACAATTGCTACTCAGCTGCCTAGAACTAAGATACTtgataatttgaatatACTGGAGGAGGCGCAGAAATCGGTGGCCCATGAGATAAAACAGCTGGAAGTGTTACTGCAGAGCTTTAAAAAGGATCAAGCATTTGTTCAGATTGAATTGTCGAAATTAGAGTCATTGGTTAAAGGAGAGGAGCATTCTATTGATAGTGAGCTAAATTCAGTTTACAAGTCAATAGAAAGCCTGCTAAAGAAAATTGGGTTCCTCAAGGTGGCCGAACCGAATTCAAGTGTATTTTCTAGATTGAAAAACAGCACTGCTACCTatgaacttgaaaattcaGAATTGAAGGTAAAAGAATTCATATCTGCTCAAAGGGAATCTCTAAAAGATTTGCTAATAAAACATAAACAAGAAACACacattttgaaacaacaaatggAAAGTTGGAGGGATGTAGTTAATCTAGTGGAAACGCTGGAAGAAAATATTCGAAAAAGGTTTTCCACTGTTTCTAAAGTTGATCCAGTGGAACTTGAAGGGTTAATTCGGGAAActataaaagaaatagagGGTTTGCGTTGTGATAACTATCATCCTGATGTTATTTCTTGTATTAAAGACGAAATTTTTGCCCTTGGAACAGCTAATGAACAACTAACGTCACCTAATAACAATATTCCCCCATCAAGTTTTGGTCCTATTTATGATAATCCTACTTTTCTAATTACTGGGACGTCTCCTCCAAAGGTTAGTATTACGAAGAATATTTTGCCATCATCGCCTATCGTTGACACTAAGAAATCCGTATGA
- the IMD3 gene encoding IMP dehydrogenase IMD3 (similar to Ashbya gossypii AER117W), with product MPYRDPKTALEYANTLEKDGLSAAQLMDSNSRGGLTYNDFLVLPGKIDFPSSEVTLTSKLTKNITLNAPFVSSPMDTVTEADMAIYMALLGGIGIIHHNCSADEQAKMVRKVKKFENGFINSPVVVSPEMTVEQLKAMRLRYGFSGFPVTENGKVNGKLCGIITSRDIQFVEDNALLVSDLMTTKVITGQKGISLEEGNQILKNTKKGKLPIIDEQGNLISMLSRTDLMKNQSYPLASKSATTKQLLCGAAIGTIEADRLRLNKLVEAGLDVVVLDSSQGNSIFQLDMIKWIKETHPSLDVIAGNVVTREQAASLIQAGADGLRIGMGSGSICITQEVMACGRPQGTAVYNVTKFANQFGVPCIADGGVQNVGHITKAIALGASTVMMGGMLAGTTESPGEYFYRDGERLKTYRGMGSIEAMQKTDVKGNAATSRYFSESDKVLVAQGVAGSVVDKGSIKKYIPYLFNGLQHSCQDIGVKSLMELREKVDSADVRFEFRTPSAQLEGGVHNLFSYEKRLYN from the exons ATGCCTTATAGAGATCCAAAGACCGCTTTAGAATATGCAAATACTCTTGAAAAAGATGGTCTGTCAGCTGCTCAATTGATGGATTCTAATTCTCGTGGTGGCTTGACGTATAATGATTTTTTGGTATTGCCTGGGAAAATTGATTTCCCATCTTCTGAGGTGACACTAACTTCGAAGTTGACAAAGAATATTACTTTAAATGCTCCATTTGTTTCTTCCCCTATGGATACTGTTACAGAAGCAGATATGGCTATTTACATGGCTTTGCTGGGCGGTATTGGTATTATTCACCACAATTGTTCTGCAGATGAACAAGCGAAGATGGTTAGAAAGGTTAAGAAATTCGAAAATGGCTTTATTAACTCTCCGGTTGTGGTTTCTCCCGAAATGACTGTTGAGCAGCTAAAAGCTATGAGACTCCGGTATGGATTTTCTGGGTTTCCAGTTACAG AAAACGGTAAAGTTAACGGCAAGCTTTGCGGTATTATTACTTCTCGTgatattcaatttgttgAGGATAACGCACTATTAGTCTCTGACCTCATGACTACTAAGGTTATCACTGGCCAGAAGGGCATTAGTTTGGAAGAAGGTAAccaaattttgaaaaacacCAAGAAGGGTAAGTTGCCAATCATTGACGAACAAGGTAATTTGATATCAATGTTATCTAGAACagatttgatgaagaatcaGTCTTATCCACTTGCTTCCAAATCTGCCACTACTAAGCAGTTGTTATGTGGTGCAGCTATCGGTACTATTGAAGCTGATAGACTAAGATTGAATAAGTTGGTTGAGGCTGGTCTAGATGTTGTTGTGTTGGATTCTTCTCAAGGTAATtccatttttcaattagACATGATTAAGTGGATTAAAGAAACTCATCCTAGTTTGGATGTTATCGCTGGCAATGTAGTGACTCGAGAACAAGCCGCTAGTTTGATTCAAGCTGGTGCAGATGGATTAAGGATTGGTATGGGTTCTGGCTCCATTTGTATCACGCAAGAGGTGATGGCTTGTGGTAGACCGCAGGGTACTGCTGTTTACAACGTTACAAAGTTCGCAAATCAATTTGGTGTCCCATGTATCGCTGATGGTGGTGTCCAGAATGTAGGTCATATAACTAAAGCCATTGCATTGGGTGCCTCTACAGTAATGATGGGCGGTATGTTGGCCGGTACTACTGAATCTCCTGGAGAATACTTCTACAGAGATGGGGAAAGATTGAAAACTTACAGAGGTATGGGGTCCATTGAGGCAATGCAAAAGACCGATGTTAAGGGTAATGCTGCTACCTCTCGTTATTTTTCTGAATCTGACAAAGTTTTGGTTGCTCAAGGTGTTGCTGGGTCTGTGGTTGACAAAGGCTCGattaagaaatatattccatACTTATTTAATGGTTTACAGCACTCTTGTCAGGACATTGGTGTGAAATCCTTAATGGAGCTGAGAGAAAAGGTCGATTCCGCTGATGTAAGGTTTGAGTTTAGAACTCCTTCAGCTCAATTAGAAGGTGGAGTTCACAACTTATTTTCCTATGAGAAGCGACTATACAATTGA
- the CNA1 gene encoding calcineurin catalytic subunit A (similar to Ashbya gossypii AER118C) has translation MPSSKRISAAEENTRKINAALNVIESKPLLENGSSKKNDLFIYELEDGSKVHTKERVIQSVPPVAKRVPTNEELFNDEDGLPNHEFLRDHFKKEGRLTEEQALRIVEMATNLISKEPNLLNVSAPITICGDIHGQFYDLLKLFEVGGDPKTTPYLFLGDYVDRGSFSFECLLYLYSLKLNYSDHFWMLRGNHECKHLTSYFTFKSECLHKYNLKIYDACCQSFNSLPLAAVMNGQYFCVHGGISPELKSVEDINRINRFREIPSRGLMCDLMWADPSESYDEDADDPNTLAYLPNTVRGCSFAFSYKASCEFLQRTGLLSIIRAHEAQDQGYRMYKNTKNLGFPSLLTLFSAPNYLDTYKNKAAVLKYSDNVMNIRQFNMSPHPYWLPNFMDVFTWSLPFVGEKVTEILVSILNICTEEELEEETLIIEEDLGIENKVKNSAAPLPSAAKKQPSSSILGDEHKRRALRNKILAIAKVSRMYSVLREESDKVQYLKTMNSGVLPRGALSHGSEGLNEALSSFERARRDDLENERLPPSLADVEKSREQYYRKMLKNVEKK, from the coding sequence ATGCCATCATCTAAGAGGATAAGTGCTGCAGAGGAAAATACTAGGAAGATAAATGCAGCTTTAAACGTTATAGAGTCTAAGCCACTACTAGAAAACGGTTCCAGCAAGAAAAATGACTTGTTCATTTACGAGCTTGAAGATGGGAGTAAGGTGCATACGAAGGAACGTGTGATTCAGTCGGTTCCGCCGGTTGCTAAGAGAGTTCCTACCAATGAGGAGTTGTTtaatgatgaggatggGCTACCTAACCATGAGTTTCTAAGGGATCATTTCAAGAAGGAGGGAAGGTTGACTGAGGAGCAGGCTTTGCGAATCGTGGAGATGGCGACGAATCTAATTTCGAAAGAGCCTAATTTGTTGAATGTGTCTGCTCCGATCACTATTTGTGGAGATATCCATGGTCAGTTTTATGATTTGTTGAAGCTATTTGAAGTTGGTGGTGATCCAAAGACCACGCCTTATCTCTTTCTTGGAGATTATGTTGATCGTGggtcattttcttttgagtGCTTGCTTTATTTGTACAGTTTGAAGCTTAATTACTCTGAccatttttggatgttAAGGGGGAACCATGAGTGCAAGCACTTGACTTCCTACTTTACTTTCAAGAGCGAATGTTTGCATAAATACAACCTGAAGATTTATGATGCCTGTTGTCAGTCTTTTAATTCTTTGCCGTTGGCAGCAGTCATGAATGGTCAGTACTTCTGCGTCCATGGTGGCATCTCTCCGGAATTAAAGTCGGTGGAAGATATAAACCGTATTAACAGGTTTAGGGAAATTCCTTCCAGAGGTTTGATGTGTGACTTAATGTGGGCGGATCCATCTGAATCGtacgatgaagatgcagatGACCCAAATACTCTGGCCTATTTGCCAAACACTGTGAGAGGTTGCTCTTTTGCTTTTTCATACAAGGCATCCTGTGAATTTCTACAGCGAACTGGCCTTCTTTCAATTATTAGAGCACATGAAGCACAAGATCAAGGTTACAGAATGTACAAGAACACAAAAAATTTAGGATTCCCAAGTTTGTTAACATTATTCAGTGCCCCAAACTACTTAGATACCTACAAGAACAAGGCAGCTGTTCTAAAGTATTCCGATAATGTAATGAACATTAGACAATTCAATATGTCGCCGCATCCCTATTGGTTACCTAATTTTATGGATGTGTTTACTTGGTCTTTACCGTTTGTAGGAGAGAAGGTTACTGAAATATTAGTGTCgatattgaatatttgtaCCGAGGAAGAGTTGGAGGAGGAGACATTaataattgaagaagaCCTCGGTATCGAAAATAAAGTAAAGAATAGTGCGGCTCCGCTTCCTTCTGCTGCAAAGAAACAACCCAGCTCATCTATACTGGGTGATGAACATAAGAGAAGGGCTCTGAGAAATAAAATCCTGGCTATTGCGAAGGTTTCCAGAATGTACAGTGTTTTAAGGGAAGAAAGTGACAAAGTTCAATATCTGAAAACCATGAATTCGGGTGTTCTTCCTCGTGGTGCTCTGTCCCATGGGTCAGAGGGATTGAACGAAGCTTTGTCAAGTTTTGAAAGAGCCCGGAGAGACGATCTTGAGAATGAAAGGTTGCCCCCATCATTGGCCGATGTTGAGAAGAGCAGGGAACAATATTATAGGAAAATGCTCAAGAAcgttgaaaaaaaataa
- the TSR2 gene encoding Tsr2p (similar to Ashbya gossypii AER119W) codes for MSVSVSYDVTEYVEALKGHNNLLFKDEKQQARFELGVSMMIYKWDALDIAVVNGWGGADSADKRDWVTSIVVGLFKSEKIVDVALIEETLLYAMADEFDTTVEDDSALPIAAGILALYKQCDALDYSEVERLYSEWQAKGMRGKHSRKVDIQEDPLNPDVSDSEECVDSDSDVVMECEDDHDKEQKDEEGQSKPVIDEDGFELVQSGKRRY; via the coding sequence ATGAGTGTTAGTGTCAGCTATGATGTTACGGAGTATGTGGAGGCTTTGAAGGGGCATAATAACTTGCTTTTCAAGGATGAGAAGCAGCAGGCACGGTTTGAGTTAGGTGTGTCGATGATGATTTATAAGTGGGATGCTCTGGATATTGCAGTTGTGAATGGGTGGGGGGGTGCTGACTCGGCTGACAAGAGGGATTGGGTGACTTCCATTGTTGTTGGATTATTCAAGTCTGAAAAAATTGTGGACGTGGCGTTGATCGAGGAGACATTGTTGTATGCTATGGCCGATGAGTTTGATACTACTGTGGAGGATGACTCTGCATTGCCTATTGCTGCGGGTATACTAGCGTTGTATAAGCAATGCGATGCTTTGGATTACTCAGAGGTTGAAAGGTTGTACTCTGAGTGGCAAGCCAAGGGGATGAGGGGTAAGCACAGTAGGAAGGTCGATATACAAGAAGATCCTTTGAATCCGGATGTATCTGATTCAGAAGAATGCGTTGACTCGGATTCGGACGTGGTCATGGAATGTGAGGATGACCATGATAAGGAGCAAAAGGACGAAGAGGGACAATCCAAGCCGGTGATCGATGAGGACGGTTTTGAATTGGTTCAGAGTGGCAAGAGGAGATATTGA
- the KTR4 gene encoding putative mannosyltransferase (similar to Ashbya gossypii AEL243W), protein MRFRRYRLKALTLYCGIVAVIFLLWFNMNAGKDPLQMKYKDFIYRYQHIALDLLHWSTNSYEKPGIKNDPEVQKLLERLDVPLYNDQELSNPLLKTKALEDYKNFMKRPIDEPKVEKLIRKDDELSGKTSATILCLVRNEDLNAIIRSMKELEHVFNNDFKYPYTFLNDEPFTTEFKARMMKEFPGRVLYFGTIDHEMWSFPSSLDMRKYKRNMKILKQTGVGYAELDSYHHMCRFYSKFFYKHPLLQQFRYVWRLEPDVKFYCKIEYDVFHFMNIYNKVYGFTLNLYDNPISISTLWPTTLDFLQKNPQHLHKNGAFEWLKENAQKPDNFEITFGYSTCHFWTNFELIDLKFLRSEAYESYVKYLDDSGGFYYERWGDAPVRSIALALFANKSDIHWFRDIPYYHMPYTNCPLSSNPNKCSNRCIAGSFCSDYALQVENCMGTWINYSMTKEDQELY, encoded by the coding sequence ATGCGATTCAGGAGATATAGACTCAAGGCGTTGACGTTGTACTGCGGTATCGTAGCCGTAATTTTTCTATTATGGTTTAACATGAATGCTGGGAAGGATCCTTTGCAGATGAAATACAAAGATTTCATATATAGGTACCAACATATAGCACTGGATCTACTTCATTGGTCAACCAACTCCTATGAAAAACCCGGTATAAAAAACGATCCTGAGGTTCAAAAGCTATTAGAAAGATTGGATGTACCCCTGTACAATGACCAAGAACTAAGCAACCCATTGTTGAAAACTAAAGCTTTGGAGGATTACAAAAACTTTATGAAAAGGCCAATCGACGAACCGAAGGTAGAGAAGCTTATCCGTAAAGATGATGAGCTATCAGGTAAGACATCGGCAACTATACTCTGTCTGGTAAGGAACGAAGATCTAAATGCAATTATACGATCTATGAAAGAATTAGAGCATGTCTTCAACAATGATTTCAAGTATCCATATACTTTCTTAAACGATGAGCCCTTTACGACTGAATTCAAAGCAAGAATGATGAAAGAATTTCCTGGTCGTGTACTTTATTTTGGTACCATTGATCATGAAATGTGGTCCTTCCCCTCCAGCTTGGATATGCGCAAATATAAAAGGAATATGAAAATCCTGAAGCAAACTGGTGTGGGGTATGCCGAACTAGATTCATACCATCATATGTGTCGTTTCTACTCCAAGTTTTTCTACAAACATCCATTATTACAACAATTTCGGTACGTTTGGAGATTGGAGCCTGATGTCAAATTCTATTGTAAGATTGAATATGATGTGTTCCACTTCAtgaacatatataataaggTTTACGGATTCACATTGAATCTTTACGATAACCCGATTTCCATATCAACTCTATGGCCTACCACTTTAGACTTCCTCCAGAAAAATCCTCAGCATCTACATAAAAACGGCGCCTTTGAATGGTTAAAAGAGAATGCACAGAAACCTgacaattttgaaataactTTTGGATACAGCACTTGTCATTTCTGGACCAACTTCGAACTTATTGATCTTAAATTTCTGCGATCTGAAGCATACGAAAGCTATGTGAAATACCTGGACGACAGCGGTGGATTTTATTACGAACGATGGGGCGATGCGCCTGTTCGAAGCATTGCACTAGCATTATTTGCAAATAAATCTGATATCCATTGGTTTAGAGATATTCCTTATTATCATATGCCGTACACAAACTGTCCTCTCTCTAGCAACCCGAACAAATGCTCTAACCGATGTATAGCGGGCAGCTTTTGTTCTGATTATGCATTGCAAGTTGAGAATTGTATGGGTACCTGGATAAATTACTCCATGACAAAGGAGGACCAAGAATTATACTAA
- the YTA6 gene encoding putative AAA family ATPase YTA6 (similar to Ashbya gossypii AEL244W), with protein MAQGKFIIPGNITLSQALQLLFSMVNVQFKNVSTDLERIILQPHADRSALKHVERTLSEILDYLSDGIKRIKSQYRMEHLFSRPPAENKHEVDDLRILEQDVKRAKEVAMERLGQSESMGSSEHAHTRFSAFLKSRLVSSRKEALKKAQEEIEAMEVEDLRRQRQLEDERQKYLKDERRRKMELERNKRIEESIKKELEAEAAERLPSIKQGAKESSRTSTEIKKSHRLSLDVSMRRPILRSSEMPRQRYSMYETKNTDAISVVAGVNKAAMLAWFKDKEPPSNNNNLTPTRSVPERPINHRKYEYKRPEARRNPIKSSSRSTSYHRTKGADEESPAQIVVTDTSLDAPSRRPEPVRSPTGRRSTARKGSPLRRHSPSPLQSSTIIQSPESSMDKRIEKVMADLKGVDTNSCEQILNDILVVDDNVRWDDVAGLANAKSCLKETVVYPFLRPDLFRGLREPISGMLLFGPPGTGKTMIARAVATESNSTFFSISASSLLSKYLGESEKLVRALFYLANKLSPSIIFIDEIDSLLTARSDNENESSRRIKTELFIQWSNLTSGATKENTEFQQAKRVLVLAATNLPWAIDEAAIRRFSRRLYIPLPEYETRLYHLKKLMSLQKNDLSEEDFNIIANNTEGYSGSDITALAKEAAMEPIRELGDNLINATFNTIRGVVVADFNHAMSTIKKSVSPESLHKFVIWAANFGSVGS; from the coding sequence ATGGCACAAGGTAAGTTCATCATTCCTGGAAACATTACATTGTCGCAGGCTCTTCAGTTGCTGTTTTCTATGGTAAACGTTCAGTTTAAAAACGTGTCTACCGATTTGGAACGGATTATCCTACAGCCTCATGCTGATAGATCTGCACTTAAACATGTCGAGCGGACATTAAGTGAGATTCTTGATTATTTATCCGATGGAATTAAGCGAATTAAGAGCCAGTATAGAATGGAGCACCTATTTAGCAGACCGCCAGCTGAGAATAAACATGAAGTGGATGACCTTAGAATCCTTGAACAAGATGTGAAAAGGGCTAAAGAAGTTGCTATGGAGAGGCTTGGTCAATCTGAGAGCATGGGATCATCGGAGCACGCACATACAAGGTTTTCTGCGTTTCTGAAGAGTAGACTTGTATCTAGTCGCAAAGAAGCGTTGAAGAAAGCACAAGAGGAGATAGAAGCGATGGAAGTCGAGGATCTTAGAAGGCAAAGGCAACTTGAGGACGAACGGCAGAAATACTTGAAAGATGAAAGGCGGAGAAAAATGGAGCTAGAGAGAAATAAGAGGATTGAGGAAAGTATTAAAAAGGAGCTGGAAGCTGAAGCCGCTGAAAGATTGCCCAGCATTAAACAAGGGGCAAAAGAAAGCAGTAGAACATCAACTGAAATAAAGAAATCGCATCGTCTTTCTTTGGATGTAAGTATGAGGCGACCTATTCTTAGGTCATCAGAAATGCCTCGTCAACGTTATAGTATGTATGAAACCAAGAACACAGACGCTATATCGGTTGTAGCAGGTGTCAACAAAGCTGCTATGTTGGCTTGGTTTAAAGACAAAGAACCACccagtaataataataatctgACTCCGACTAGATCAGTTCCAGAACGTCCCATTAATCATAGAAAGTATGAATATAAAAGGCCTGAAGCCCGTCGAAACCCTATTAAGTCTTCATCGAGATCAACATCATACCATAGGACAAAGGGTGCAGACGAGGAGAGTCCAGCCCAAATAGTTGTTACAGATACATCCCTTGATGCACCTTCGCGCCGACCTGAGCCTGTACGAAGTCCTACTGGTAGAAGAAGCACTGCCCGTAAAGGCAGTCCTCTTCGCAGACATAGTCCTTCTCCCCTACAAAGCTCTACTATAATACAGTCACCTGAGTCTTCGATGGATAAAAGAATTGAGAAAGTAATGGCTGATCTAAAGGGCGTGGATACTAACTCATGTGAACAAATTCTTAACGATATTCTTGTTGTTGACGACAATGTTCGATGGGATGATGTTGCTGGCCTAGCTAACGCTAAGAGTTGTTTAAAGGAAACAGTTGTGTATCCATTTTTGAGGCCAGATTTATTTAGGGGTTTGAGAGAGCCAATTAGTGGCATGCTTTTATTTGGCCCTCCGGGCACCGGTAAAACCATGATTGCCAGGGCAGTTGCTACTGAGTCAAATTCTACCTTTTTCAGTATTAGCgcttcttcattattatcGAAATACTTGGGAGAATCAGAAAAGCTGGTAAGAGCTCTATTCTATCTAGCAAATAAGTTATCCCCTTCAATTATTTTCATTGATGAGATAGATTCTTTGTTAACCGCTCGTTCAGATAATGAGAACGAATCCTCAAGAAGGATTAAAACAGAACTCTTCATTCAATGGTCTAATTTGACAAGTGGAGCAACCAAAGAAAATACAGAATTCCAACAAGCTAAAAGGGTTCTTGTCTTGGCAGCAACTAATTTACCTTGGGCTATTGATGAGGCAGCAATAAGAAGATTTTCACGGaggttatatatacctTTGCCTGAGTACGAAACGAGGCTGTATCActtaaagaaattgatgTCTTTGCAGAAAAATGATTTATCTGAAGAAGACTTCAACATAATAGCTAATAATACGGAGGGTTATTCTGGTTCGGACATTACAGCACTTGCCAAGGAGGCTGCAATGGAGCCAATCCGAGAACTTGGTGATAATTTAATTAATGCCACTTTTAACACTATCAGAGGCGTAGTGGTGGCCGATTTTAATCATGCAATGTCGACCATCAAGAAAAGTGTGTCTCCTGAATCACTACACAAATTTGTTATTTGGGCAGCAAACTTTGGCAGCGTGGGATcttaa